The following proteins come from a genomic window of Edaphobacter sp. 4G125:
- the coaBC gene encoding bifunctional phosphopantothenoylcysteine decarboxylase/phosphopantothenate--cysteine ligase CoaBC: MATERVKVTVAVTGGIAAYKAVEVVRQLQDAGFDPHVVMTEAAEKFIQPLTFSAITGHKVISSLWSEDAGASGGEVSGIEHINEAQTTAALIVVPATANILAKFAHGVADDFLTTMYLATTAPVIVAPAMNVVMWQHPATQTNLEVLRQRGVTIVEPNSGYLACGMVGGGRLAEESSIVAAVAEVLSHNTPPLQDLAGETVLITAGGTREPIDPVRFIGNRSSGKMGYALAARARCRGARVILISAPTSLPMPEGCEMIPVTTAEEMRSAVLARFGEASLVVMAAAVSDYRVAEASLQKIRREGPRTLQLEPTSDILREIVERKKPGTLVVGFAAETENVLANGRAKLARKGVDALVVNDVSGTVTGFDSDRNAGWFLTPAETTELQESTKIAMADRILTQAIELRSARHSSMANR, encoded by the coding sequence ATGGCTACCGAGCGCGTAAAGGTCACCGTAGCGGTTACCGGCGGAATCGCAGCTTATAAAGCTGTCGAAGTCGTGCGCCAGCTTCAGGATGCGGGCTTCGATCCGCACGTGGTCATGACCGAAGCAGCCGAGAAGTTTATCCAGCCCCTAACCTTTTCCGCGATTACTGGCCACAAGGTGATCTCCAGCTTGTGGAGCGAAGATGCAGGCGCCTCCGGCGGTGAGGTTTCAGGCATTGAGCATATTAACGAAGCCCAAACCACTGCTGCCCTGATCGTCGTACCTGCAACCGCCAACATCCTCGCCAAATTTGCCCACGGTGTCGCCGACGACTTCCTCACGACAATGTATCTTGCGACCACCGCTCCGGTGATTGTGGCTCCTGCGATGAATGTCGTCATGTGGCAGCACCCTGCCACGCAGACAAATCTTGAGGTTCTTCGGCAACGTGGGGTAACTATCGTAGAACCAAACAGCGGTTACCTCGCCTGTGGGATGGTTGGCGGTGGTCGCCTCGCGGAGGAAAGCTCAATCGTCGCCGCAGTTGCTGAGGTGCTTTCGCATAACACCCCGCCATTGCAGGATCTTGCCGGGGAGACGGTTCTGATTACTGCGGGCGGAACGCGCGAGCCGATTGACCCGGTCCGTTTTATCGGGAATCGTTCCAGCGGAAAAATGGGTTACGCACTGGCTGCCCGCGCGCGATGTCGTGGGGCGCGAGTCATTCTGATTAGCGCACCTACATCGTTGCCAATGCCAGAGGGGTGCGAGATGATTCCGGTTACGACCGCCGAGGAGATGCGCTCTGCCGTGCTAGCCCGGTTTGGGGAAGCCAGTCTTGTTGTGATGGCTGCCGCCGTCAGCGATTATCGTGTTGCCGAGGCGTCGCTCCAAAAGATCAGGAGAGAAGGTCCCCGGACTCTCCAGCTTGAGCCGACCTCCGATATTCTGCGTGAGATTGTCGAGCGAAAGAAGCCGGGTACCCTCGTAGTGGGTTTTGCCGCGGAGACGGAGAACGTACTCGCTAATGGGCGAGCAAAGCTTGCACGCAAAGGTGTCGATGCGTTGGTCGTCAATGATGTTTCGGGAACTGTAACCGGCTTTGATTCAGATCGTAATGCCGGGTGGTTCCTGACTCCAGCGGAGACGACGGAACTGCAGGAAAGCACTAAGATCGCGATGGCGGACCGTATCCTAACCCAGGCGATCGAACTGCGTAGCGCGCGCCATAGCTCCATGGCCAACCGTTAG
- a CDS encoding molybdopterin-dependent oxidoreductase — translation MIHFDLAHRKVHYPDDRRFRIWIDRRFVYAFLLLVFAAFAAAWIQRIGWGLPHISINPDLDQGKISGPHGFPGWIRWTHFFNFLFLTMLIRSGLSILMDHPRLYWNDDCTANSEWIRFTPLRVPTDRIWTAKDDARYITPLVGLPGYRHTVGMARSWHFINVYGFVLTGVVFVVGLCTTDQWLRLVPTSPAIFSEAWATFVHYATFTLPPEPNGFYGYNALQQLAYFSTVFIMAPLSILTGLAMSPALVNRAPWYARLFGGRQSARSIHFLMLVGFSAFIVVHVTLIVLTGFTRNMNHIVLGKDAASSLGLWLGLTGIAVVVCAWIVAHLVAWKYPRRVQHAQKAISQPVRLATLNRLSPIHTYTRDQISPRMWPNGMLPLREDWKALRDQGFRDYRLKIGGLVEHPLELSLAEMEEIGRSETISMHHCIQGWSGIAGWGGISLAKIIELAHPYPTAQTIAFYSYGEGLYGGTYYDTQSIENALKPGSMLAYEMNGSRLKEEYGAPLRLRVDNQLGYKMVKWVERIEFVESEKVVGKGEGGKNEDDEYFDLLPNI, via the coding sequence ATGATTCACTTCGACTTAGCGCATCGCAAGGTTCATTACCCTGATGACCGCCGCTTCAGAATCTGGATCGACCGGCGTTTCGTCTATGCGTTCCTACTGCTCGTATTCGCCGCCTTCGCTGCTGCATGGATTCAGCGAATAGGTTGGGGCCTTCCGCATATCTCCATCAACCCAGATCTGGATCAGGGCAAGATCAGTGGCCCCCATGGCTTTCCTGGATGGATTCGCTGGACACACTTCTTCAATTTTCTCTTTCTTACCATGCTGATTCGTAGTGGTCTGTCGATTCTGATGGATCACCCCCGCCTGTATTGGAATGACGACTGCACCGCGAACTCCGAGTGGATACGCTTTACTCCTCTTCGAGTCCCAACGGACCGAATCTGGACCGCAAAGGATGATGCTCGATATATCACCCCGCTAGTTGGACTCCCTGGATACAGACATACAGTCGGCATGGCTCGTTCGTGGCACTTCATCAATGTCTATGGATTTGTGTTGACGGGTGTGGTCTTCGTGGTTGGACTTTGCACGACCGATCAGTGGTTGCGGCTGGTTCCCACATCGCCAGCAATCTTCAGCGAGGCATGGGCGACCTTCGTGCACTACGCAACCTTTACGCTGCCACCAGAGCCCAACGGATTCTACGGGTACAACGCGCTTCAACAGCTCGCTTATTTTTCCACTGTGTTCATCATGGCTCCGCTATCGATTCTGACCGGGCTGGCGATGTCGCCCGCCTTGGTGAACAGGGCACCATGGTATGCGCGGCTGTTTGGCGGAAGGCAGTCGGCGCGCTCGATTCACTTCCTGATGCTGGTGGGGTTCTCGGCTTTTATCGTCGTACACGTCACGCTGATTGTGCTGACTGGGTTTACCCGGAACATGAACCACATTGTTCTGGGCAAGGATGCAGCAAGTTCGCTCGGTCTATGGCTTGGGCTGACCGGAATCGCAGTTGTGGTTTGCGCATGGATTGTTGCTCATCTTGTGGCCTGGAAGTATCCGCGAAGAGTTCAGCACGCGCAGAAAGCCATATCGCAACCTGTGCGTCTTGCAACACTCAATCGGCTCTCTCCTATCCACACCTACACGCGCGATCAGATCTCTCCTCGTATGTGGCCCAACGGGATGCTTCCCCTAAGAGAAGACTGGAAGGCGCTACGCGACCAGGGATTTCGAGATTATCGACTGAAGATTGGCGGCCTGGTGGAGCACCCTCTCGAGCTCTCGCTGGCCGAGATGGAAGAGATTGGGCGCAGCGAAACCATTAGCATGCATCACTGCATCCAGGGGTGGTCAGGAATCGCGGGCTGGGGAGGAATCTCCTTAGCGAAGATCATCGAACTCGCGCATCCATACCCAACGGCCCAAACCATTGCCTTCTACTCCTATGGCGAAGGTTTATATGGAGGGACATATTACGATACGCAGTCCATCGAGAATGCACTGAAGCCAGGAAGTATGCTCGCCTATGAAATGAACGGCAGCAGGCTCAAAGAAGAGTATGGCGCTCCTCTGCGTTTGAGAGTGGACAATCAACTTGGATACAAGATGGTGAAGTGGGTCGAACGAATCGAGTTTGTGGAATCCGAGAAGGTCGTTGGTAAAGGAGAGGGCGGCAAGAACGAAGATGACGAATATTTTGATCTGTTACCGAATATCTAA
- a CDS encoding HPP family protein: MSNSDAHRNANTNFAHVELLLERLRLPFLLRHLPSKLVWTTYVCINCFISIALLALLAEVSGSPFVFPSLGPTAYLFFFSPLAEVSSPRNTILGHAVGLICGYGAFWVTGMHAFSQATGQGIYWPRIFAAALALAATGALMVLFSVSHPPAGATTLIVALGILAKFQYLFVIEAAVVLLTIQAWVFNHLAGLPYPKWHTPKG, from the coding sequence ATGTCCAACTCTGACGCGCATCGTAATGCAAATACCAACTTTGCTCACGTCGAGCTTCTGCTGGAGAGGCTACGCCTGCCCTTCCTGTTGCGGCATCTTCCTTCAAAGCTCGTCTGGACAACTTACGTTTGCATCAATTGCTTCATCAGCATTGCGCTTTTAGCGCTGCTCGCCGAGGTCAGCGGAAGCCCTTTTGTCTTCCCCTCACTCGGCCCCACGGCATATCTCTTCTTCTTCTCTCCGCTGGCAGAGGTTTCCAGCCCCCGAAACACGATTCTGGGCCATGCAGTTGGATTGATCTGTGGGTATGGGGCATTCTGGGTTACCGGAATGCACGCTTTTTCTCAAGCGACAGGGCAAGGAATCTACTGGCCACGAATTTTTGCTGCCGCGCTGGCGCTTGCAGCGACCGGCGCCCTGATGGTGCTGTTCTCTGTCAGCCACCCTCCAGCAGGAGCTACTACACTGATCGTCGCGCTCGGAATCCTCGCAAAGTTTCAATACCTCTTCGTCATTGAAGCTGCCGTTGTTTTGCTCACCATCCAGGCTTGGGTCTTCAACCATCTGGCCGGATTACCTTATCCGAAGTGGCACACCCCAAAGGGATGA
- a CDS encoding PadR family transcriptional regulator, with the protein MKRDEIPPGTLSMLILKALSLHGSLHGFEMANFIQQSSEDVLQVEEGSLYPALQRMLIKGWVTAEWGVTDGNRRARYYKLTASGRKQLATELSQFQRVFGAINRIVQTA; encoded by the coding sequence GTGAAACGCGATGAAATTCCCCCTGGAACGCTCTCCATGCTCATTTTGAAAGCGCTCTCACTGCATGGGTCGCTGCATGGATTCGAGATGGCGAACTTCATTCAGCAAAGCTCAGAGGATGTGCTTCAGGTGGAAGAAGGCTCACTCTACCCTGCATTGCAACGCATGCTCATCAAGGGCTGGGTGACAGCTGAGTGGGGAGTTACAGATGGCAATCGCCGCGCACGCTACTACAAACTGACCGCCTCGGGTCGCAAACAGCTTGCCACCGAACTCTCACAGTTTCAACGCGTCTTCGGGGCGATCAACCGCATCGTCCAGACTGCATAG
- a CDS encoding glycosyltransferase: MRMPRVAYLPDSFHEINGVAHTSRNFAAYAERHNLPFLCIRAGSRPHPFEQIAEQRTLELPRSRAAFQLEKDLQFDPLFFRHAGTIKRELLRFAPDIIHITGPSELGIFGAYFAWEQGIPLAASWHTNVHEYAARRLEWLTRHLSPSSAHGLEQHVEAGSLWATARFYSLARVLYAPNEELCHMLEQATHRRCHLMQRGVETEQFSPAHRTRPIDDSTLVLGYVGRLSIEKNVALLTQIELALLERGISNFRFLIVGHGAEEAALRSALTHADLPGVLRGADLARAYANMDIFVFPSHTDTFGNVVLEALSSGVPAIVTPDGGPKYIVRDQQTGFIVPDEGFVPAIAALAQDRNRLTEMRVATRAYALACSWDAVFDRVYKGYEDALNEKREASYATDTHG; the protein is encoded by the coding sequence ATGCGCATGCCGCGGGTAGCCTATCTTCCCGATTCCTTCCATGAGATTAACGGCGTTGCGCATACTAGTCGCAATTTCGCGGCCTATGCTGAACGGCATAACTTGCCCTTCCTTTGCATCCGCGCTGGCTCGCGTCCGCACCCCTTCGAACAGATTGCGGAACAGCGTACATTGGAGTTGCCGCGATCACGAGCAGCCTTTCAACTGGAGAAAGACCTCCAGTTCGATCCTCTCTTCTTCCGTCATGCCGGAACGATCAAACGTGAGTTACTTCGTTTTGCTCCAGATATTATTCACATCACCGGCCCCAGCGAGCTGGGCATCTTTGGTGCTTACTTCGCCTGGGAACAGGGGATTCCGCTGGCAGCCTCGTGGCATACCAATGTGCATGAGTACGCCGCCCGCAGGCTGGAGTGGCTGACACGACATCTTTCTCCAAGCTCTGCACACGGCCTTGAGCAACACGTTGAGGCTGGCTCCCTCTGGGCCACCGCGCGGTTCTACTCGCTTGCACGGGTGCTCTATGCACCGAACGAAGAGCTGTGTCACATGCTCGAGCAGGCTACACATCGCCGATGCCATCTGATGCAACGCGGTGTTGAAACAGAGCAATTCTCGCCAGCGCATCGCACGCGGCCTATCGATGATTCCACCCTGGTATTGGGTTATGTCGGAAGATTGTCGATCGAGAAGAACGTCGCCTTGCTGACACAGATTGAGCTTGCTCTCCTTGAGCGTGGCATCTCGAACTTCCGGTTTTTGATCGTAGGTCATGGAGCGGAGGAGGCTGCTCTGCGCTCAGCGCTCACCCACGCAGATTTACCTGGAGTCCTTCGCGGTGCCGATCTTGCCCGCGCCTATGCCAACATGGACATCTTTGTCTTTCCCTCGCACACCGACACTTTCGGTAATGTTGTGCTGGAGGCGTTATCGAGTGGCGTGCCGGCGATTGTTACCCCCGACGGTGGCCCGAAGTACATCGTGCGCGATCAGCAGACCGGTTTCATCGTTCCGGATGAAGGTTTCGTCCCGGCCATCGCAGCTCTCGCGCAGGATCGGAACCGCCTTACCGAGATGCGAGTCGCGACACGTGCCTATGCGCTTGCATGCAGTTGGGACGCAGTCTTCGACCGGGTTTACAAAGGCTATGAAGATGCGCTCAATGAAAAACGAGAAGCATCCTACGCGACTGATACACACGGGTAA
- the ruvA gene encoding Holliday junction branch migration protein RuvA codes for MIAHLRGRLLSKTPNQAIIDCNGVGYDVAISVTTFSELPAEGAEAQLFIHTHVREDQIALFGFADTQEKRLFERLLTISGIGPKLAITVLSGISSDRLVAAIRGGDHATLTKIPGIGKKTAERVVLELKDKLDDMAVPQAVAGPHHGPAGDDALSALVNLGYARPVAQKAIETAIEKDSSVAEDFETLFRAAMAAIR; via the coding sequence ATGATCGCTCACCTTCGCGGACGCCTGCTCTCCAAGACACCCAACCAGGCCATCATCGACTGCAACGGCGTCGGCTATGACGTCGCAATCTCGGTCACAACTTTCTCCGAGCTTCCCGCTGAGGGTGCTGAAGCCCAACTGTTCATCCATACGCATGTGCGTGAAGACCAGATTGCGCTCTTCGGTTTTGCGGATACTCAGGAGAAGCGTCTCTTCGAGCGGCTGTTGACCATCAGCGGTATCGGACCAAAGCTCGCTATCACCGTCCTGAGCGGAATCTCGTCCGACCGGCTCGTCGCTGCGATTCGTGGCGGAGATCATGCCACACTGACCAAGATCCCTGGGATCGGAAAGAAGACCGCCGAGCGGGTGGTGCTTGAGCTGAAAGACAAGCTTGACGATATGGCTGTGCCGCAAGCAGTCGCAGGCCCGCACCATGGACCCGCTGGGGACGATGCTCTCTCCGCGCTGGTCAATCTTGGATATGCTCGTCCTGTCGCCCAGAAGGCCATAGAGACTGCTATCGAAAAGGATTCCTCGGTCGCTGAAGACTTTGAAACCCTCTTTCGCGCCGCAATGGCTGCAATTCGTTAG
- a CDS encoding ABC transporter permease, with amino-acid sequence MSLNEALRRIQMLFQGNRFQQDLEEEMRLHRELREEEYIERGENPEVAHRTANQKFGNPTVLREKSYRAWGWNGLATVLQDLRYGMRSMMRSPALTLVALLSLALGIGANTAIFSFLDAVMLRSLPIKDPKQLVLLGEGLDSGQTDRYGSTDLYSYPFFRQLQQRNAVFSDVAAVLSMRNDVHGTVDGRDETELIHAQIVSGNYFATLGVQPVMGRMLNEADDSSEGDHPVVVISDTWWKRGLAGDPNVLNRKIKLGTTTFNIVGVAPAEFFGTKVGEKPDIWVPASMIQSVPPNWNYYKQNFSQSFLIVGRLKPGTTIKQATSNVDVLYHQIIRGFSDVDTSKRNMEHLDEAHVQLTSMATGISGLRQTFSEPLKILMAITALVLLIACANIANLLLARSTVRVREFAVRQALGAQRGRLVRQLLTESLLLATIGGMLGVAFAAFANRLLLRMISSGPDVIPLDVSINMRLLLFCMAITVLTALIFGCIPALRGTRIAITETLKDGRSTSNTNVRNPLGKSLIVLQVAISLVLMVGAILFIHSLANLNKVDTGFNREGVLRMEIDATVTNIKPSDPRMISMFREIEERVSTLPGVKAASFAAFFYHQGTWNNSIHVPGVPYNENIDVNHNVIGDGYFKTMQIPLLAGRSFGPQDTSTSQRVAIISESVAKNLFPAGVNPIGHHYYTPSEQPANDRVVIGIAKDVKLRNLNEEQQYIDYFPSTQSPWGFQHFAVRYDGDVTMIANAVQQTIHSINRTLPIGNITTLDKQVASSITNQRLVAQLSAFFGALAVFLSCIGIYGLMSYMVGRRTNEIGIRIAIGATRANVRWLVMREIVLLVAIGVAIGIPAAFAGNHIVGSMLFGLNGMDVASLLCAILALLGVAIVAGYLPAQRAARVDPMVALRYE; translated from the coding sequence ATGTCTTTGAACGAAGCTCTACGACGCATACAGATGTTGTTTCAAGGCAATCGCTTTCAGCAGGACCTGGAGGAAGAGATGCGTCTGCATCGAGAGCTTCGTGAGGAAGAGTACATCGAGCGCGGCGAGAATCCAGAAGTGGCGCACAGAACTGCAAACCAGAAATTTGGCAATCCCACTGTACTTCGGGAGAAGAGTTATCGGGCTTGGGGATGGAATGGTCTCGCGACCGTTCTGCAGGATCTCCGCTATGGAATGCGTTCCATGATGCGCAGTCCCGCGCTAACGCTTGTGGCGTTGTTGTCACTGGCGTTGGGTATCGGAGCGAATACAGCCATCTTTAGCTTTCTGGATGCGGTGATGCTTCGTTCGCTGCCAATCAAAGATCCGAAACAACTCGTCCTTCTAGGAGAAGGACTCGATAGCGGCCAAACTGATCGTTACGGCTCGACCGATCTCTATTCCTACCCCTTCTTCCGGCAGTTGCAACAGAGAAACGCTGTCTTCTCTGATGTTGCGGCAGTTCTAAGCATGCGCAATGATGTTCACGGTACAGTCGACGGACGTGATGAGACAGAGTTAATCCATGCGCAGATTGTTTCGGGCAACTACTTCGCAACGCTTGGTGTGCAACCGGTGATGGGAAGAATGTTGAACGAGGCTGACGACAGCAGTGAGGGCGATCATCCCGTCGTTGTCATCAGTGATACGTGGTGGAAACGCGGGCTGGCAGGCGATCCCAATGTACTTAATCGCAAGATCAAATTGGGCACAACAACCTTCAACATCGTAGGCGTTGCTCCGGCCGAGTTTTTCGGAACAAAAGTTGGCGAGAAACCTGACATATGGGTGCCCGCTTCCATGATCCAGTCCGTGCCTCCGAACTGGAACTACTACAAACAGAACTTCTCACAGTCCTTCTTGATCGTTGGGCGCTTGAAACCGGGCACCACAATCAAACAGGCTACTTCAAATGTGGATGTACTTTATCACCAGATCATTCGCGGTTTCTCTGACGTGGATACCAGCAAGAGGAACATGGAACATCTGGATGAGGCGCACGTCCAGCTGACCTCTATGGCCACTGGCATCTCGGGTCTGCGTCAGACCTTCTCTGAACCATTAAAAATCCTGATGGCCATTACAGCGTTGGTTCTACTGATCGCCTGCGCTAATATTGCAAACCTGTTGCTGGCTCGCTCGACAGTGCGTGTACGCGAGTTCGCGGTCCGACAGGCTCTTGGCGCGCAGCGCGGTAGGTTGGTGCGGCAGCTACTAACAGAGAGCCTGCTACTAGCGACAATCGGCGGCATGCTTGGTGTTGCATTTGCCGCGTTTGCCAATCGCCTGTTGCTGCGCATGATCTCTTCTGGACCAGATGTGATTCCGCTGGATGTCTCGATCAACATGCGGTTGCTGCTGTTCTGCATGGCGATCACGGTTCTTACTGCACTTATCTTCGGTTGCATCCCGGCGTTGCGCGGTACGCGAATTGCGATTACAGAGACGTTGAAAGATGGCCGCAGCACGTCGAATACAAACGTGCGAAATCCGCTTGGCAAATCGCTCATCGTCTTACAGGTAGCGATTTCACTCGTGTTGATGGTGGGGGCGATTCTCTTCATACACAGTCTTGCCAACCTGAACAAAGTCGATACCGGTTTTAATCGCGAAGGCGTGCTGCGGATGGAGATCGACGCAACAGTAACGAACATCAAGCCTAGCGATCCGCGAATGATCTCTATGTTTAGGGAGATCGAGGAACGCGTGAGCACCTTACCCGGAGTTAAGGCTGCGAGTTTTGCTGCATTCTTCTACCACCAGGGAACCTGGAATAACAGCATTCATGTTCCTGGTGTTCCCTACAACGAGAACATCGACGTCAATCACAACGTCATTGGCGACGGCTACTTCAAAACAATGCAGATTCCTCTGCTGGCCGGGCGCAGCTTCGGACCACAGGACACGTCAACCTCGCAACGCGTCGCCATCATCAGCGAGAGTGTAGCCAAGAACCTCTTCCCAGCAGGCGTCAATCCGATTGGTCATCACTACTACACACCGTCGGAACAGCCTGCGAATGACCGGGTCGTCATAGGGATTGCGAAAGACGTCAAGCTCAGAAACCTGAATGAAGAACAACAATACATCGACTATTTTCCGAGCACGCAGTCTCCGTGGGGCTTCCAGCACTTTGCTGTGCGCTATGACGGGGATGTTACGATGATCGCAAATGCAGTACAGCAGACAATCCACAGCATTAACCGAACACTGCCGATCGGCAACATTACTACGCTCGACAAGCAGGTAGCCAGCTCAATCACCAATCAGCGTCTTGTGGCACAGCTCTCCGCTTTCTTTGGAGCACTGGCTGTTTTCCTTTCCTGCATTGGGATCTATGGTCTGATGTCGTATATGGTGGGCCGACGAACCAATGAGATCGGTATTCGTATCGCCATCGGAGCAACACGAGCAAACGTGCGTTGGCTGGTCATGCGAGAGATTGTGCTGCTGGTTGCTATCGGGGTCGCAATTGGAATCCCCGCTGCTTTCGCTGGAAACCATATCGTCGGCAGTATGCTCTTTGGCCTCAACGGAATGGATGTAGCCAGCTTGTTGTGTGCAATTCTTGCCTTGCTCGGTGTTGCTATCGTCGCAGGCTATCTGCCCGCGCAACGTGCTGCACGGGTCGATCCTATGGTTGCACTTCGCTACGAATGA